A single region of the Rhizobium sp. NLR16a genome encodes:
- a CDS encoding glycosyltransferase family 2 protein, with product MQTTLEPIRGTNDPVQSLELSLVVPVFNEEESVGPLVEHIVAAMAEYPHHWELILVDDGSTDATLVNARKFVGREGLALRIVELQRNFGQTAAMQAGIDTARGRLIATMDGDLQNDPKDIPSMVSELERRQLDLLVGWRKNRKDGLFLRKIPSWCANYLIGRITGVKLHDYGCSLKIYRASIIKQVKLMGEMHRFIPAWVAGVVPSSRIGEMAVTHHAREHGVSKYGISRTFRVILDLLSVMFFMRYKARPGHFFGSLGLGLGAVAMLILLYLGFDKFILGNDIGTRPMLMVGVVLLLSSVQMITTGILAEMIARTYYRDDASPNYIVRQIFDDQSQA from the coding sequence TTGCAGACAACGCTAGAGCCCATTCGCGGCACGAATGATCCGGTACAATCGCTCGAGCTGTCGCTGGTCGTGCCCGTTTTCAACGAAGAGGAAAGCGTCGGCCCGCTGGTCGAGCACATCGTTGCGGCGATGGCCGAGTATCCTCATCACTGGGAACTGATCCTCGTCGACGACGGCAGCACGGATGCGACGCTCGTCAACGCCCGCAAATTCGTCGGACGCGAGGGCCTGGCGCTCAGGATCGTCGAGCTGCAGCGTAATTTCGGCCAGACCGCCGCCATGCAGGCCGGCATCGATACCGCCCGCGGCCGGCTGATCGCGACGATGGACGGCGATCTGCAGAACGACCCGAAGGATATCCCTTCGATGGTCTCCGAGCTGGAGCGGCGCCAACTCGACCTCCTGGTCGGCTGGCGCAAGAACCGCAAGGACGGCCTGTTCCTGCGCAAGATCCCGTCCTGGTGCGCCAACTACCTGATCGGCCGCATCACCGGCGTCAAGCTGCATGATTACGGCTGCAGCCTGAAGATCTACCGTGCCTCGATCATCAAGCAGGTGAAGCTGATGGGCGAAATGCACCGCTTCATCCCGGCGTGGGTCGCCGGCGTTGTTCCGAGCTCGCGGATCGGCGAGATGGCCGTCACCCACCATGCTCGCGAGCACGGCGTTTCAAAGTACGGCATTTCGCGCACCTTCCGCGTCATCCTCGACCTGCTGTCTGTCATGTTCTTCATGCGCTACAAGGCGCGGCCCGGCCACTTCTTCGGCTCGCTCGGTCTCGGTCTTGGCGCGGTTGCCATGTTGATCCTGCTCTATCTCGGCTTCGACAAGTTCATCCTGGGCAACGATATCGGCACCAGACCCATGCTGATGGTCGGGGTCGTTCTCCTCCTTTCGTCGGTGCAGATGATCACCACCGGCATTCTGGCGGAAATGATCGCACGCACCTATTATCGTGACGATGCCTCCCCGAACTACATCGTCCGGCAGATCTTCGACGATCAAAGCCAAGCGTAA